In the genome of Podospora pseudocomata strain CBS 415.72m chromosome 7, whole genome shotgun sequence, the window CCTTCCAAGGTGTTCCATGGCTCCAAGGCGAGGCCAAGGAGCGCGCTGAGAAGGTTCTCAAGCCCCTTCACGACATGCGTGAGCAGCTTTTTGGCGACCAGCAATACATCTGTACGTCTTCCCACGGACCCATTTACGGGATAGAATTGCTAACACGAGATGCTCTTGTCCAGATGCCCACGTCATCGGTGTCCTCCCCGAACACCAGGGCAAGCAGGCCGGTGCCGCCCTTGCTGGCTGGGGTCTCAGCTTCGTCGACTATACCAACCTGCCCATGTACTTTGaggcctcgccctcctcggtCGGCCTCTACGAGAAGCTGGGCTACGAACGTCTCAAGGAGACCATCGTTCATAAGGCCGAGACGCTCGGCACTGCCACTGATATCTCGGTGCCTCTCATGGTCAAGATGCCCAAGTCTGCCGGTGGCATGAGCTTTTAtgagtggaaggagaagggctACCCCAAGTTCAACGCTGCCACTCCGGTCTCCAAGAAACAGAAGCTCTAAAGGACAGGGCCAGTTGGCTTTGTAATGAGTGGAGACGTAACAAATTGCTTCCTTTTGGGTTTCTGGGCGCGGGCTGGCATGGATTTATCAGggcgttttgttttgggTTGGGAAAACTGTGTACATAAACAGGTGTTTTGGTCCATGATGTTTGGGGGCGGGAAAATGACAGCTCATTGTATCCGTACCTGACTCTGTTGCCAAATTGATGTGTCGCCCTGGATTGCAGCCGACACGAGCATGTCCCGATACCGGCTGGCCGTCGGTGTGCGGATGGCAGGGACGACAGGGACGGCATCCCACGATCAAAACTTTTCTCCTCGGTTGCGGGCGGGTGGGCTGTGGGACCCCTGTCAAGTGCCAAGTCGAATTATCAATCGGACCATGGAGATAATCTTGAGAGCCACCTCTGGCCCCCCACACCATCCCAGCCGGGATACGGAGAACAGCTCTCTGCAATGCAGCCATGGCACCATGCTGGAGAAAAAAGTGCGCAAAAAAGTGCGCTTTTCCACTCCCCTCGCCAGGGGTGTTTATCCAACACTGGTCGGCGGTTGTCTCCTGTTCCGTACCAGATTGCCGTGCTGTCTCCAGTTGTTTCCGACCCTTGCGGCCCATTTTGAGCATGGTGTATCTGGAGGGGTTGCTTTTGTGTGTTTTCGACGGGACGGCAGTGAGCATATAGAATGACGTTCTCGGCACCACAGGGTCGCCAACATCCTGCTGGTGAGTGACAGTGCCCAACCCAGACAGTTCCCGCCATGGCCGAAAAACCACCACAGAGGATGACGCTGTTCCAGCGGCTGCGAAAGGCCATCCTGTTCCTCAGGCTGGTGGGTTATGGTCTTCGCACATACTACAACTTCTTTTCCCGCAGTCTGTCGGCCAAGATTGCGAACCGGCTCGCAAAGTCGGACGCGTCCATCGGTCCAGACGACGTCAAAAACATTGTCATCGTTGGAGCTGCCTTCTCGGGCCTCTACGCTGCGCGCCTCCTGGCCGGCGCCGTGCCCCGAGATGGCCGCTACCGCATTGTCGTGATCGAGCCGAACAGCCACTTCAACTTCACCTGGGTCTTCCCTCGCTTTTGCGTTGTCGAAGGCCATGAGCACAAAGCCTTTATTCCCTACAGCCCCGACTTTTTTGACATGGGGCCCAAGGGGCTGGTGCAATGGGTACGTGACCGTGTGACCAGTCTCACAAGGGAGAACGTGCTCCTGCGGAGTGGCGAGGTAATCCCGTACGAGTATCTTATCATAGCCACCGGATCCAACGTCGCCGATGGTCTTCCGTCCCGCGCCGGcgtggaggacaaggaggaggcgattgAGCTGCTGAAAGCAATGCAGGAGCGCGTCAAGAATGCCAGCCACATTGTCGTTGCCGGAGGTGGCGCTGCGGGCGTCGAAACGGCCACGGATGCAAAGGACCGATATCCGGGCAAGTCTGTCACCATTGTGCACTCTCGGCAGGCCTTGATGCACCGTTTCGGCAACGGACTGCAACAGGGTACCTCGGAAGCCATGGAAAGACTGGGCGTCAACGTCATCCTCGGCGAGAAGGTGCTTCCAGAGTCTGTAGACGGAAAGTTCATCACACTGAGCTCGGGACGAAAGATTGAGTGTGACTGCTTCGTAGGTTTATTGTTGATACCACAAATCGAGATTCGATGCTGACAAGACACTGCTGATAGATCAACTGCACCGGGCAAAAGCCCGCCTCCGGTATCGTCGCGAGCCTCGCGCCAAACACAATCGCCCCGTCTGGTCACATTCGGGTCAAGCCCAACCTTCAAATCGATGACGATTCCCTTCCGAATGTATATGTCTGCGGTGACGTCGCCCAGGCCGAGGTGCGGAATCCCAACTCACGAGTGGCGGCGCGCCAGGCCGAGATCTGCGCCGACAACGTGGTGCGGGCCGTTAAGGGCAAGAAGCCCAAATACGTCTTTACCGAGGGGTTTGGCGATGGCGTGATCAAGTTGACTTTGGGTTTGGTATGTCGAAGCCTCCAAGTGGCCGCAAAGTAAGAATCACTGGCTAACGCTGGGCAAAACAGGACCGGTCCATCACGCAGTATTTCGATGGCAAATCGGAGCTTCTGTTCCCTGCCGAAGAACCCGATCTTGACCTCATGTGCAAGGGAACGTGGGCTGCCATGGGAGCAAGGCCTTTTGAGGATACTGGCGTGTACTCTGAGTGAAGGCGATAGTCAAGGACATCAGGTTGCGGGATGTGTTGCTCCACTGAGCATGGCGGAAAGTCGCAAGCCcgtgtggtgatgatgggcaaTGTCCTGGCTTTGTGCTTCCGCAGCGAGCCAACTTCCGCAGCAAGCCAACAGTTCATCGATTGGCACGTCCAATGACAGGAGTCTTGGGCCAAGATGAACACCAGGACAAGCCGCAAAGCAAGCCAGTAAACCAGGTCGCGTTCAGAGCCGGTGTCAGATACATCGGTGCTGCTACGCTGACGCGAGATGGGAAGAATTACGCGATGTTGTCGAGCAGGGCATCGCTCTGGGCGCGGCGAGCTTGCATTTCGAAAGGCTGGCAGCTTTTTGCAGGCAGATAGATGAGTGGTCGAGTGTCCAAACATTAGCAAGGAGATGACACAAACGTTTGGCTCGAAGCCTGCGGTGCCTGGGAGTGAAGCATCATATCAAGTACCACTGGTGGCGTTGGGAACGATCAGCCACGCTATCAGGCACTGCGACAGTAACGATAAGTAAATAGTGATTCAGTAAATCGAGTTGACAGAGGCATTCAATGCTGATCATATGTACAAGTGCAAATTGAAGAATGCTCAGGTCCAGGTGGTGCCAGCTCCAGAGCTTGGAGCTTAGAATGCCCCCACTTTTTTCTCCAACAGGCACCTTGACGGACACCGCTTGTACGACCCCACGCACCGACATGTCCAATCTTGTCACCTCCAATTCCATCCCAATGCAACAACAGACCATTACAGCGACCAGCACCAGAGGTACGTCCCCTGTTTCCCATTTCCTGCCTCTATTCTAACTCGGTCGTGTTGAACAGGCGCGCTCCCGTGTCAGTCACCCCTTTCCCGTGAAGTTGTTGTCGGATAGCCGAAAGGCCACAACGTCCACCTTCGGCTCGCCTTGATGCAGTTGGTGGAGGACTCCCTCAGGATCGGCAGCAACCGCCTTGGCCTGGACAAccccagccatcaccacaatACCTACTCTGGAATTCAGGCCGCGAATGTGTCGCACAAACTCGACAATGCTTTTGCCAGTGTTGACCACCGAGTCGACCAGCAGAACCGTCTCGAGCCCCAACAAGTGACGCGCTTCGACGTCTTCTGGCCTTTTGGCATGGAGAAAAATGGCAAGCGGAAGCACATCACTGATACCGAATGCCATGGGCTCGCCCCCGCGCATAAGGGGCACAATCGCTGTCTTCTTCTCGTTCTTTACGCGATGGCCAAGTGTCTGATGCCCCTGAACGTGCGGAATCTCGTACTCCTCGGTGCCAACGACATCCGGCAATAGCTCTGTTGCAAGATACCGCCCCACGAGTCGATGTGCCTCGCGTAGTGCCGGCCCCGAAACTCTTGCGTCACGCGTGGCTGTTGTCAGAAGCTTGGCAGCAGCTCTGCCTGTGGCATGAACGATGTGGTGTTCGGCAGTTGGCTGACGTCGGTGGTCACGTTGACGGGATATTTCGAAAAGAAATTCGGAGCTCTCGATATTGACAAGGGGAAGTCTTTCAACATCCAGGCGCGGTGCTGCAGTCTCTGGTAGCAAGACTTGTCGCGGACAAAAGTTACCCGAGTCGATGGCCTGGAGCAAGTGCGTTTCCATGCTTCTGCTCCGCACATATTGCTCTCCTACCACTACAATAGCCTCGTCCGCTGCGCGCAACATGGGAACGTCCAAGGGGCTATCTCCAAAGGCCCACACATAGAGGCCATACATGTTTTGCAACCGCTCAACCAGCGACGCCTTGACTTGGGCTGTGACCACAAACCCGTCCGAAATGCGCCCTCCGCCAATGACTTTGACTGTCCCCATCAACCCGTGATTGGCCAGGACGATCTCCCAAACACGCCGCAGACCGCACGTTACCACCACTGCTGAGATATTCCTCTTGCGCTCAGCTGTTTGCAGCAGGGAAACCATTGCTGGATGCATCTTGACCAGGGACGCTATGTTCCGGCAAACCCCCTCAAAGACCTGCTCATCGGAGTATTGTTCATAGAGCAATGTTGCCTGGCGAAAGGCTGTGTACGAGTATCCTAGCTGGCTGCTGAAGAGCGTGGTCAAAGGATCATCGCACTTTCCTTCCAACGAGCTCGGATCGAGTAGAttcttcttcagcatcaCCTCCCAAAAAAGCTTGCCCGTATCCTGAGTAGCCAATGTTTTATCGGCATCCAACACCAGCATTGTGCACGGCTGCTTGCAGTCCATCGTGAAGCCCGACCTGAGGCTGATGCTGTCTAGGCGATTATGCGCAAGCCGTAGGTTATGTTGGGAGCAATGGTGCTGAAAGTCCAGAAGAAGGTTGATCATCCTCACCGACAGGGCCCCCCTTTCTGCTTCAGACAACGCAATGAACAGGATGCCGCTGCTACGACACAGCCGCTGGAGCTCCCTCTTTTCCGTTTTGGCCCAGTCATCCAAGCGAGCCGGAGTCATTGTGGGCCGTTCTCTCCCCTTGTCGTCTTGACGGCGCAGCGAAACGATATCTGCCGCCGTGTCGAAGTCGATGACGTGGGTATAGGTTTCGAGGTCGGCCTTGGTGCAGACCCTGCGGTACTGCTGGTCTTTCTCGGACCAGAACATAAAATGACCGGCAACAACGGCAAccttttggtttttggtggCCTCATTTGCAATGGCATTGATCGCAAGTTCACGATAGCGCGCTTTCTCGTCCTGGCTGGCCTGGTGGAAAGCGGCAAGGCCTCCTGGAAGCAGAGTGGCAATAGCTTGGGAGCCTTCATGAAAGCTGAATTGCTCCTCGCCCAGCCTGTTCTTCAACTCGACTAGCATGGACGACTTGCCACAGCCAGGGATCCCGTACACACCGACCACGACTGGTTTGCTGGCTTGAAGAGAGTTTTTGGGTCCTGAATATGGAGTCGCCATCGTGTCGGCGTCAAAATcactttgctgctgcttggaaaCAACGGTGACGAGCTGGAACGATGAGAGTATGCGTTTAACATCTCTGTCTTTTCCTTGCCGGTGACGCCAACATATACTCGTCTGCCCATTCCCTCCCGTTCCCTCCCTTCCAGTCTCAGTTTGACTCGGCCTCTCGCGATGGTTGTAGGCATCACTGTTTCCGCTCAGCAAACACTCGGATTCAGGTTGCACAAGTTGAGGCCTACCATGACAGCCCTGGTGCGCATTCTCGCACATGCGTGTCTCCGGTGCTTTCTTTCGTCATGTTCATTCACCGCTCCCACCTCTTGTTGAATCATATCACCGTCCTGGCTCACGTCACTATCCAAAGCTGGATATGCACAGTGCAAACACGGAACAGGCTGAGACGATGTACTGGGGAGCAAATTTTCGGCCATGAAGCTTCATTACGATTCGTCAGGGTTTCATTCGTGTCATATTATACATTAACCCACCCGGCTGGGCTGCCCCTGTCCGGCACCCTCACGGGTATCAAAATATACAAGGATCACTCCGTCCGCGTTATTCAGAGGAGGGCGGCCATGGCCAAGGGGAGAGCGGCACCGACGAGGCCGGCGGCGAGGCCGGCGGCGCCAGAGCCGGGAGTGCTGGTCTCGGCAGGGGCGGCATCGTCGGTCGTGGTAGGGGTGGCAGCAGGACCAGCGCTGGACGAAGCAGAGTCGGTGGGGAGCTCCagggtgccgccgccgatggtggtggtcatgggAGCAACCTCGTCGCACATGGAGATGACAGAGGGAAGGACCTCAGCTGCGGAGAGATTGATGGTTAGCAAGCACTCAGAGCCAAACAGGGCGGTAAAACAAACCAACAGCAACGTCCTGACCGCAGGCAACCATGACGCAGGCAACGCTGGCATCGTAGATGGCACGGTAGTTTTCGAGAATGCAGAAGCACTCGAGCTCGGTGTCGTCCTTGCAGGTGGTGGCGCTCTTGCGGGCGTCGCTGAGGCACTTGAGCGAGCACTCGGGAACGTAGTCAccgagggtggtgtggtcGTGACCCTCGTGGGCAACAACACCGGCAACGGCGGCAGCGAGGAGAGCGGTGATGTACTTCATTTTGGCAGAAGGATGGGTCTCGACGGTTGTTGAGTAGGTAGTAGCTGGTGGGAGGCAGAGAACAACAAGATCAGGGCGGGCGATCACTTTCCCCCGAGCTCAGCTCTTGCAGAGCTCTTTATAGGGTCACATCGAATGGGGTGGGCAGCCTCGGTTCCTGGTGGGCGGGTGTGTCTGCAACGGAGGCCCTGCTGGGCGGCGACAAGGGCTGTCCGGTCTCGCATCGCAGTGCAGAGCTTGCGGCGCTATCGCCAATAGCTCCGTCGAGGCCGTGCATGCATGGACCTTGGCAATCAGATGATCAGATAATGGAGATTAGATCGAAACCCTGTCTGTTGGCCGTGGCcaattttttttcttcgaATCGGGATGCAGAATTTGCCGGGGCTCGACCCCtctctcgtcctcgtcccgGTGAAGGACAggcttgggggtgggtgactGTGGAACCAGGTTGCCCCATCCGCCCGCCGAGGATCCGGAAATTCTCGCAAGCTGGTTTTGGGAGTGTGTGTTTTGGGAGTGTGGGAGTGTGAAAATGTGGGAGTGTGCATGGCTGCGATTGATGGCTCTGTTTGGGTGGTAGAGAGGTGCAGAAGGGGATTAACTCGTTAATAAAACATCACTCACGTCTCTCGCCTGTTTTGCTGCTTGCCTTGCTGTGTTCCGTCTTGCCATTCTTGGCATATATCGTTTCTTCCTCTGTCACCACCGTCCACTGCCGCAACCATGGCCACGGAGaagcagccagccagcttGTCGGCGGATGAGGGCGTTAGTCCCGTCGTCGAAGAGAGAGGACACAGCTCTGCGGACCTGGAGAAAGACGCCATCTCCAGCGATGC includes:
- a CDS encoding hypothetical protein (COG:S; EggNog:ENOG503NW2D), translating into MVHVVLPALIPDIKRVYDSYFAAFHHDPMGEIMLNILFPGGNVNSPEFREEHAKGTLAWWHQSDSQYTYKCVDTDNGDIVGMGLIDVILRRRSVEERAFQGVPWLQGEAKERAEKVLKPLHDMREQLFGDQQYIYAHVIGVLPEHQGKQAGAALAGWGLSFVDYTNLPMYFEASPSSVGLYEKLGYERLKETIVHKAETLGTATDISVPLMVKMPKSAGGMSFYEWKEKGYPKFNAATPVSKKQKL
- a CDS encoding hypothetical protein (EggNog:ENOG503Q3U6; COG:C); this translates as MAEKPPQRMTLFQRLRKAILFLRLVGYGLRTYYNFFSRSLSAKIANRLAKSDASIGPDDVKNIVIVGAAFSGLYAARLLAGAVPRDGRYRIVVIEPNSHFNFTWVFPRFCVVEGHEHKAFIPYSPDFFDMGPKGLVQWVRDRVTSLTRENVLLRSGEVIPYEYLIIATGSNVADGLPSRAGVEDKEEAIELLKAMQERVKNASHIVVAGGGAAGVETATDAKDRYPGKSVTIVHSRQALMHRFGNGLQQGTSEAMERLGVNVILGEKVLPESVDGKFITLSSGRKIECDCFINCTGQKPASGIVASLAPNTIAPSGHIRVKPNLQIDDDSLPNVYVCGDVAQAEVRNPNSRVAARQAEICADNVVRAVKGKKPKYVFTEGFGDGVIKLTLGLDRSITQYFDGKSELLFPAEEPDLDLMCKGTWAAMGARPFEDTGVYSE
- a CDS encoding hypothetical protein (COG:S; EggNog:ENOG503NW3R), whose product is MAENLLPSTSSQPVPCLHCAYPALDSDVSQDGDMIQQEVGAVNEHDERKHRRHACARMRTRAVMLVTVVSKQQQSDFDADTMATPYSGPKNSLQASKPVVVGVYGIPGCGKSSMLVELKNRLGEEQFSFHEGSQAIATLLPGGLAAFHQASQDEKARYRELAINAIANEATKNQKVAVVAGHFMFWSEKDQQYRRVCTKADLETYTHVIDFDTAADIVSLRRQDDKGRERPTMTPARLDDWAKTEKRELQRLCRSSGILFIALSEAERGALSVRMINLLLDFQHHCSQHNLRLAHNRLDSISLRSGFTMDCKQPCTMLVLDADKTLATQDTGKLFWEVMLKKNLLDPSSLEGKCDDPLTTLFSSQLGYSYTAFRQATLLYEQYSDEQVFEGVCRNIASLVKMHPAMVSLLQTAERKRNISAVVVTCGLRRVWEIVLANHGLMGTVKVIGGGRISDGFVVTAQVKASLVERLQNMYGLYVWAFGDSPLDVPMLRAADEAIVVVGEQYVRSRSMETHLLQAIDSGNFCPRQVLLPETAAPRLDVERLPLVNIESSEFLFEISRQRDHRRQPTAEHHIVHATGRAAAKLLTTATRDARVSGPALREAHRLVGRYLATELLPDVVGTEEYEIPHVQGHQTLGHRVKNEKKTAIVPLMRGGEPMAFGISDVLPLAIFLHAKRPEDVEARHLLGLETVLLVDSVVNTGKSIVEFVRHIRGLNSRVGIVVMAGVVQAKAVAADPEGVLHQLHQGEPKVDVVAFRLSDNNFTGKG
- a CDS encoding hypothetical protein (EggNog:ENOG503PG0S; COG:S), which codes for MKYITALLAAAVAGVVAHEGHDHTTLGDYVPECSLKCLSDARKSATTCKDDTELECFCILENYRAIYDASVACVMVACGQDVAVAEVLPSVISMCDEVAPMTTTIGGGTLELPTDSASSSAGPAATPTTTDDAAPAETSTPGSGAAGLAAGLVGAALPLAMAALL